CAATTTTTTGGTTTGGGCATCTATTTCAAAACCAATACTGGTCATTTCCTGCAGTGATTTAATATCGCTTTCGTCACAGTGAACGTTATCTTCTACCTTATCGACAAGCAAACCGATATGCGGACTTTGACCATCTTGAGTGGTAAAGACGATGATAGGTTTATGGTCGAGCATGATCTGATCACGAGCGGATTCAAATAATCGCATGAGTTTATTAAAAGTGGTGCTCTTTTCACGAGCGAGAGTATCTATAGCCTCTTGCTTATGTCCCTGTGTGCACATCAATAATAGTTTATCTGCTAATGAATGTAGTTTTGCATGCGGTTCTTCGAAGCGTTTTAGGAGCGCTTTGAGGTCATCATTTTCAGTTTTGAAGCCGTAATACCACTGCCCAAAAGCACATTGTTTTGGATCTTTGGCTTTAGTGAAGGGGACATCGTTAAAAATGCTTGCTTCGAGTGCGGCAAGCCATTCTTTATGATCTTGCTCTCGCTGCTTTAGCATGCTGACCAATTCTTGATTGGTTTCATAGGACGAGCGTTTGTTCAATATGATCCCTAAATCAAAAATAGGGGTCGGTACGCCCATGTAATCTTTGACGCCCAAAAAGCTGGGGTTGTCATTGGGTAAATCCGTTAAATTTTCTTCGTAGCGTTCAGTTAATAGAATATCGAGGATTTGCAGTGATATTGTTTTTTTCCCGACGCGAAAGTTAATTAAATCCATGTCAGCCTCGCATATGGTCAGTATCAACTAAGCATAGAACATTATTGGAAAAAGGAACGGTAAACTGGCAATTTCTTTTGCGCTGGCTGGAGCATAAATACTTCCCGAATAACAGTGTTATGCTCCAACTCCTGTTGTAATGCGTTTAGCAGACAATCACTATCAATGGGCAGCTCACATTGCTGGATAGCAGTCGTCAATAAATAGGCATTGAGATAGCCCTCAAAAACCTGTTCGTTATGGGAAAGCGTGGAATTGCGAACTGCCTCGCGGAAAGTATCACAAAGCTTGCCTTTGCAAATCACAGGGTCGGGTACAACTTCGGTGACTAAAACTTTGGGCTTACCTTTGAGTCTAGCAAACAGCTCATTTGAGGAAGCAAATGAAACTGTTGCGTATTGTGTTTCAAGGCCAACCTCCATGGCACGATTAATAAACTTAGACAGTGGCGTATAGGTGCCAACCATAGCCAAGCCTTCAATTTTATAACGCTGCGCTTGTTCAAGCGCTCGTTCAATATCATCAGTATTACGTCTAAAGCGTGTTATTACAACGGGCTTAAATCCACGTTCCGCAAGCGCGTTGGTGAGGCTTTTTTCTACGGTTAGACCAAATTCATCGGCTTGTATGAGCAAAGCCACCCGCTTTAATTTTTGTTCATCGACAAAGTAGCGGACGATATCTTGTGCTTCTTTATTGTAGCTAGTGCGGAGGTTGAAGACGTTAAATGTATGCGGTTCTTGAAGAAACTCAGCGCCAGTATATGGCATAAGAAAGGGAACCTTAGAGTGCTCTAAAATCGGCTTTATGGCATAAGACGTGGGCGTGCCCATTACGCCAAACAATGCATCGACCTTATTTTCGTATACCAGCTTACGCGCATTGGTTACGGTTTTGTGTGGCTCATAGCTATCATCCAACACCTGCAACTCAATCGTAGCTGCGTCATCCGCTTTGTGCTGGTTATAAAAGTTAAAATGTAGTTCGGCCCCCGCTTTTAGTTGTTGACCAATCTCTTTTGCAGGCCCTGAGAGTGCGGTAGACATGCCAATTTTTACCACAGGTTGAGCGGATGCTGTAAAATTCAGTACAGTAGAAGCAAACACTAATAATAGTAAAAATTTAACACCGAAAATACTCATATACTTGCTGCACTGTCTCTCTTAGCGTTGTGGTGAGGGCTTTTTTACCTGATATTCCAAGCAAATTAAGTACGACTTGGGTCGAATGTTGCTGTAATATTAGACGAATTACTAACGCTTTGGAAACTTTAGTTAAGTTTTTAAGCAATCGAGGATCGGTTGTGATCAGCTGCCATATAAAAGGACATACTTGTTGCTCAACCGGATTGCTGTTACGTAAATACTGCAAATAATCCAGCTGCTCGTTAGTTATGTGTTCAAAGGGCAAGGTCGCCAATATAGCGGTAACCACCTCAGTATCTAGTTGTTGATAGTGCGAGCGTAACTGATAGAAAAAAGCTTGTTTGAATACTCGAGTATAGCTGTTGTCTAAGTCGCCTCGGACTTTTTTAAGCATCAAAACCGCATACTCGCCACTGGCCTTATCTTGCTTAAACCCCAGTTTCATTGGCTGATAGTGTCGTTGCGACCAAAACGAAAGTAATGACGCTGTGAGGCCAAAACTGGTTCCTATGTAACTGATATCTTCTGGTAATGTGGTTTCAAAGGACGTCAGTAGGCGGCGGCCAATTCCTTGCTGTTGTACATTCGGGTGTACGGCTATTCTAACGATTCTTGCGCTTTTTTCGGTGACAAACTGGCTATCACCAAAGCTTGTCGTTAGCTGCTGCGCCATGAGATGACCTGCGGGTCTTCGCTTTCCTGCTAGAATATCTTCTGCGAGATCTGAAGCGAGTCCGCCTTCGATGACAGCAAGGCAAATTCCTACTAGCTCGTTATTGCAAAATGCACCTCGTAAGTACAGATCGGGTGCATCTAACAATTGCCTTAAATCATCCACGCTGGTTTGATAATGCGCTAATACGAGCAGTGAAAAAACTTGCTCAAGTAACGGACTATTTTCTACCAACTCACTCTGGGAAATAGCACGCATTGTGGTCGGTGAAGTGAGTATGGGTGATGTCGCTTTGCACTCGAGTACAAATAAATCTCTGATCTGCTGCTCCAGTGGATCATTCGATGCGTAGCGAATAGGAGTCGACAAGGTGAAATCAAGATAACTTGGGTAATGTGATTCTAAGTAGCGTTTAAACCGTAACGTGTAGCCTCTACCATTACCCTCATAACCTACTAAGGTGCTGGAAAAAATGCAGCGAAAACCAAGTTGAGCAACTTGTATTAAAAATGGAACTGGCAGGGCGGCTGCCTCATCCACCAAAATAACCGTATTGCTATCAAGTGTAGAGGCTTGTTGTAGTAACGCATCTGGCGCCATATAGCTGAGATTAGCCAGCTTCTTCGTTTTTACATCAACCTCGGTATTGAATGCTTGAGCAAGCATGCTAAAGCAACTATGCAGAGCATGAAAATGGCGGCTACAAATAACAAATTGTTGCGTAGGGTGCTTTGATGCCAAGAGGCCCAATAACGCGCTCTTCCCCCGACCCCTATCTGCGCTCAGTAATACAGGTGTTTGCTGGTTTTCTAATGTTGTGGAGAGTTGTGCCAGTACGTTTTGTTGCTCCTCAACACCGCAAACCGCCGAACTTGCAGCAAGATACGCTGAGGGCAGTTGAACCCCAAAGTGTTCACTGATATGCCAAGCTGGTTGTTGCTGCCAGAGTTGCTGCCACCTTTTTAAAAAATAGCTGTGTTTGGGCGTTTGCCCCTCTGAGCACCAGCGGGTAATTGCAGGGTCTAGCCAGTGGTCGAGTTCATCTAATTCGGGAAGTAACAATAGGAGTAAGCCGCCTGCTTTTACCGTGCCCGCTGCCGCTGCGATTTTGTTAGGCACAATACCACTAAAGCCGTCGTAGACTAGGTTGCTAAATTCTTGTCCGAGTATTTGGTGTAAATGCTCGGGCCAAACGGCATTTTCTAATGTCTTACTGCTACTTAGGATAAGATTATCGTTTGAGTTTGCTAATAGCTGCTGACACTGTGTGTAACACCAAGCTTGGCTGCCAGTGATAAGCAAGAGTTGCCGATGGTGTGCATCGGCAAGCTGAGAGAGTAATAGTGGCAGATTAGAGTGCTTGAAGTCTTGCATAGGCGGTAACTAACCACTTACTACCAACATCATCAAAGCTAACTTGGATGCGTGACTGAGCACCTGCACCTTCATAGTTAAGCACTGTGCCTGCACCAAATTTGGCATGGAGGACACGCTGGCCTAAATTAAAGCCACTATCTTCAAAGGTCGCGTGACTGATTGATGGGCTGAATCGACCCGAGTTAGCCGGACGAGAAATTTGCGTTTTAATCCGAATTTCTTCCATACAATCTTCAGGAATTTCACGTAAGAACCTTGAAGGGCTGTGATGTTTTTCTTGACCATACAAGCGACGACTTTCTGCGTGGCTAATGTAAAGCTTATCCATGGCACGCGTCATACCGACGTAGCACAAGCGGCGCTCTTCTTCCAAGCGACCCGACTCTTCATTACTTTGCTGTGATGGGAACATACCTTCTTCCACCCCAACCATAAAGACCAATGGGAATTCGAGACCTTTGGCCGAGTGCAGCGTCATCATTTGTACCGCATCTTCGTGCTCGTCAGCCTGGCCTTCGCCTGCCTCCAAAGAGGTATAGGCTAAAAAGCCTTGTAATGGTGAAGTGAAATCTTCATCGATAGGCAGCTCATACTGACCACAAGCACTGATCAATTCTTCCAAGTTTTCCACTCGAGCGCGGCCTTTTTCGCCCTTTTCGGCTTGATACATTGCCATGAGACCTGACTGCTCAATGGCTGTCTGCGCTTGTTGTGCCAGTTCAAGCTCGGCAATTTTATCGTCGAGCTGCTCGACTAATTCAATAAATTTTGTCACCGCGGTAGCTGCTCTTCCCGCTAAATGCTTTTGCGCAAGCACGGCTTTGGCAGCATCCCAAAGTGAGAGTGATTCGTGACGCGCACAATCGCGAATATGGCTTAACGTTTTATCACCAATACCACGGGCAGGCGTGTTTATCACACGCTCAAATGCCGCGTCATCATTGCGATTGCTGATTATACGAAGGTAAGACAGGGCATCTTTAATCTCTTGGCGCTCGAAGAAGCGCATACCGCCATAAATACGGTATTTTAACCCTTCTTGAAGTAGGGCTTCTTCTAACACGCGGGACTGTGCGTTGTTTCTGTAGAGTACGGCGCTGTCGCTGAGCGCATTGCCAGACTGTAGCCAAGATTTAATTTTGCCAACCACAAAGCGTGCTTCATCAAGTTCATTAAAAGCGGCGTAAATTGAAATTGGCTCGCCTTGGTTACCGTCGGTCCAGAGACTTTTACCCATTCGCTCCGCGTTGTTTTCAATGAGCGCATTGGATGCTTTTAGAATGGTTGCGGTAGAACGATAATTTTGTTCAAGACGGATCGTTTCGGCGCTAAAGTCGTCCAGAAAACGTTTGATGTTTTCTATTTTTGCACCACGCCAGCCGTAAATACTCTGGTCGTCATCCCCTACGATCATGATATTGTTGTCACTACCTGCAAGCAGGCGTAGCCACAAATATTGAATGCTGTTGGTATCTTGGAACTCGTCCACTAGCATATGGCGGAAGCGTTGTTGGTAGTGGCGCAGTAAGGTAGGTTGTTGCTGTAATAACTCGTAGCAGCGCAATAGGATCTCAGCAAAGTCAACAAGACCGGCTCTATCACAGGCATCTTGGTAAGCACTATATACATTCAACATCAGCTGTTCATTGACATCGTATGCTTGGATATCTTTTGGTCTTAATCCTTCGTCTTTACGCGCGCTGATGTACCAGCTTAGTTGCTTTGGTGGCCACTTTTTTTCATCGATATTCATGGCTTTGAGCAAGCGGCGGATCATCCGTTGCTGATCATCGCTATCTAGAATTTGAAATGATTCTGGTAATTTAGCTTCACGGTGATGGGCGCGTAACATGCGGTGGGCAAGGCCGTGGAAGGTGCCTATCCACATGCCACCAACAGGGCCATTGAGCGTTGCTTCAACACGAGCACGCATTTCTTTGGCTGCCTTATTGGTAAAGGTTACCGCGAAGATACTAAATGGAGAGGCGTGCTCAACTTGCATAAGCCAAGCAATACGATGAACGAGTACTCGTGTTTTACCTGACCCCGCACCTGCGAGCACTAACATGTTTTGCAGAGGCGCGGCGACTGCATCGCGCTGTTTGTCGTTGAGGCCGTCGAGTAATTCTGATACGTCCATTGCTTTGCCTATTTGCTCAAATGATGGCAAGTATACCGAGTCGTTGCCGTAAATCCCAGCATATCGCAAAGCAAACCTAACCGAGTAAAGGTAAGATTATGATTTATAAAGAAACATAAACTGGTTTTTTATACAGTGTTTATATTTATTTTTGCAAAACGTCCTTCAACCGATTTTGTACCTCCGTTACCAATAAATCGGGTTGGAATTTTGATAAAAACGCATTACAACCCACTTTTTCGACCATGGCATGATTAAAGCTGCCACTGAGTGAGGTATTGAGAATGACATAAAGGTCTTTTAGGCGACTGTCGTTGCGAATTTCATAGGTGAGTCGATAACCATCCATAACTGGCATTTCGGCATCGGTGATCACCGCAAGTAATTCTTTTTGTACGTCGATACCTTCGTCAGCCCAGTGCTTTAACACATTGAGCGCCTCTTGGCCGTCAGTTGCTGGGATGATTTCTATGCCCAATTGTGCCAAGGTATCGGCAACTTGACGACGAGCGGTCGGCGAGTCATCGGCATGTAGAATTTTGCGGCCATGAAACTCGTTGATGATATCTTTATCTAGAATGTCTTGCGGGATCTCAACTTTGTACTCAACGATTTCGGCAAGTACCTTTTCTACATCGATAATTTCAACGATGTGTTCAACGCCATCACGTTTGATTTTGGTCAGTGCGGTGAGGTAGTGATTGCGGCCAACAGACTTAGGGGTTGGCATAATATCGGACCACGTAGTATTGACGATTTGGTCAACTTTACCAACTAAGAAGGCCTGCACTGAGCGATTGTATTCTGTGATCACTAGGTTGCAGTCTTTGTCTCGGTCGCATGGCGGCATGCATATCGCTTGTCGTAAATCGATAACCGGAATAGACTCGCCACGAATATTGGTTACCCCACATACTTTAGGGTGTGCATTGGGCATTTTGTTAAGATGAGGGAGTTTAACAACTTCTTTTACTTTGAAGACGTTGAGCGCAAAAAAGTGGCGGCTATGAAGATGAAACAATAGCAACTCAAGGCGGTTTTCACCCACCAGTTGTGTGCGTTGATCTACTGAGGCCAATACGCCAGCCATGTTAACCCCTCATTACTTCTTGTAACCTTTTCTAAGACTATATCAAAGAAGTCGATATGTCGTGTTGTTTTTTGGCTAAAATTTGCAGTAAGGTAGCAGTATGTATTTGATAGGGAAGCAATATGCCTATAATTTTTAAGCATTTAGTTGTTTTGATGCGGGCTCATGTGGATAAGGCCAGCTGGCAACTGTTATTTATGGCAACGCTCATTCATATGTCGGTGACTTGGGGGTTGTTATGGCTCAGCAATGAATCGGCATTATTGCCACTGAGCACGTTCTTTTATTACTACGTAGTGACGACTTCAACAGTTGGCTACGGAGACTTTAGTGCAACAACGGATTTTGGTCGTTTAGTCGTTGCCATTATACAGATCCCATTTGGCCTTGCGCTATTTGGTGTGTTATTGGGAAAAGCAGGACAATTTGTGACGTATTGGGTGAGAAGAGGCATGACAGGGGAAAAAGACTTTGCACATTTGCAAAACCACATCGTAATTTTTGGTTGGCATGATGTGAGAACGAAAAAAATGGTGGACTACATTTTAGGTGACAATAAACGCGAAGATAGAAAAATCGTATTGGCCGTCACCGAGGCCATGGAGCATCCGCTGTTGAGTTATCCGGAAGTCGCATTTGCGCGTTTAACCAGCTTTACTGATGACGAACAGTTAAGTCGGATTAACATCGAGCGGGCTGACAAAATCATCATTGATGGCGATGATGACAACCAGACATTTACTACCGCGCTAAAGCTTAGCCGGGTAGTAAAACCCGAAGCGCATATTAGCGCGCACTTCTTGGACGATAGCAAAGCACTTCTTTTAAGAGAGCATTGTAAAAATGTTGAATGCTCTGCATCTATGTCTGCGGAAATCTTAGTGCGGGCCATGCAAGACCCTGGCTCAAGCCGAGTACAAGAGGAATTACTGTCGACGCTACACGGCGATACGCAATTCAGCTTAGCCTTACCTGCAGAGGTAAGCTGTTTAACCTTTGGTGATATTTTTGGTTATTTTAAACAGCATCATGATGCGACGTTGCTCGGTGTTGCGCACGATATAAATGCGCTAGACATGGATCTAAACCCACCTTTGGATTACAACATCACAGGGGGAGATATTTTGCACTATATTGCACCACAGCGAGTGCTTGCATCAGAAGTTGACTGGTCATCACTATGTTCGAAGAACTCTTCTTGATGATTGCCGTTGTGTGCGCTTACTTACTTCCTGTAGCTTTAGTTGCTGGAAGCAAGCGCAGCAAAGGGCATGAAAAAAACGGCTGGCTGATAGGAACGCTACTATTTTCTTGGGTCGCTTTGCTGCTATATATCAGCATTGTGCCTAAACAAGGGCGACAAAAAGGCAAAGCAAAACGTTAGCTTTGCCCCGACATCTCTAAAATAACCTGCCACTCAGGTTCGATGATGGGCATGATGGATAATCTCCCCCCTTTTTTTAGAGCCAGCTCTGTGAGCGCAGTGTTGGCTTTTATCGCCTGCAGGGTCACCGGGCGTAGGTGCTGCTCGTATGCTAGAGTGACGCCTACCCAGCGAGGGTTATCGGTGCTTGATTTGGCATCATAATAATCACTGCTTAAGTCAAATTGGTATGGATCTGGCTCTGCTGCTTTCACTACTTTGGCAATACCGACAACCGCAGGTACTTTACAGCTTGAGTGATAAATAAACACTGAGTCACCCACCTTAACCTCGTCGCGCAGGAAGTTTCTTGCCTGATAATTACGAATTCCTTCCCAAAAAGTTTGCTGCTCAGGCGCGTTTTTTAAGTCATCAATGGAAAATGCATCGGGTTCTGTTTTAAACAGCCAATAAGCCATATGGGTTAGTCCAATAGTTTGAGTTATGATGTATTATACTCATTTGAGCAATGTACTTGGTTTGCTACCAGTCCGTGTCTTACTTGGATTTGGTAAAAGTATTATCTCATTATAACGACTATCGCCAGTTCTACTAGACGTTCGGAGTGCAACATGAGTCAAGTGTTACAAAATCTGTTGGATTTACTCAGCCTTGAAGAAATTGAGCAAGGGATATATCGAGGTCAAAGCCAAGACCTTGGTTTTCCTCAAGTGTTTGGAGGTCAGGTGATGGGGCAGGCGTTGTCCGCAGCAAAATACACCTTACCAGAAGGGCGCTTTGTTAACTCGCTGCACTCTTACTTTTTGCGTCCTGGTGATGCGAGCAAGCCCATTGTCTACGATGTCGAAAACATTCGTGATGGTCGCAGTTTTAGCACTCGTAGGATCAGTGCCATTCAATATGGTAAGCCGATATTTTACATGACAGCCTCTTTCCAAGGGGATGAGCCGGGCGTTTCTCATCAATCTTTGATGCCGGATGTGCCAGAGCCTGAAACGTTAAAGTCATCACTCCACTTTTATCAAG
This portion of the Pseudoalteromonas sp. GCY genome encodes:
- a CDS encoding CZB domain-containing protein is translated as MDLINFRVGKKTISLQILDILLTERYEENLTDLPNDNPSFLGVKDYMGVPTPIFDLGIILNKRSSYETNQELVSMLKQREQDHKEWLAALEASIFNDVPFTKAKDPKQCAFGQWYYGFKTENDDLKALLKRFEEPHAKLHSLADKLLLMCTQGHKQEAIDTLAREKSTTFNKLMRLFESARDQIMLDHKPIIVFTTQDGQSPHIGLLVDKVEDNVHCDESDIKSLQEMTSIGFEIDAQTKKLMKGLVKMGKRHSVLIDPSAIFRPEHLQNYEPEETEEYGLF
- a CDS encoding ABC transporter substrate-binding protein — translated: MSIFGVKFLLLLVFASTVLNFTASAQPVVKIGMSTALSGPAKEIGQQLKAGAELHFNFYNQHKADDAATIELQVLDDSYEPHKTVTNARKLVYENKVDALFGVMGTPTSYAIKPILEHSKVPFLMPYTGAEFLQEPHTFNVFNLRTSYNKEAQDIVRYFVDEQKLKRVALLIQADEFGLTVEKSLTNALAERGFKPVVITRFRRNTDDIERALEQAQRYKIEGLAMVGTYTPLSKFINRAMEVGLETQYATVSFASSNELFARLKGKPKVLVTEVVPDPVICKGKLCDTFREAVRNSTLSHNEQVFEGYLNAYLLTTAIQQCELPIDSDCLLNALQQELEHNTVIREVFMLQPAQKKLPVYRSFFQ
- a CDS encoding GNAT family N-acetyltransferase, whose amino-acid sequence is MQDFKHSNLPLLLSQLADAHHRQLLLITGSQAWCYTQCQQLLANSNDNLILSSSKTLENAVWPEHLHQILGQEFSNLVYDGFSGIVPNKIAAAAGTVKAGGLLLLLLPELDELDHWLDPAITRWCSEGQTPKHSYFLKRWQQLWQQQPAWHISEHFGVQLPSAYLAASSAVCGVEEQQNVLAQLSTTLENQQTPVLLSADRGRGKSALLGLLASKHPTQQFVICSRHFHALHSCFSMLAQAFNTEVDVKTKKLANLSYMAPDALLQQASTLDSNTVILVDEAAALPVPFLIQVAQLGFRCIFSSTLVGYEGNGRGYTLRFKRYLESHYPSYLDFTLSTPIRYASNDPLEQQIRDLFVLECKATSPILTSPTTMRAISQSELVENSPLLEQVFSLLVLAHYQTSVDDLRQLLDAPDLYLRGAFCNNELVGICLAVIEGGLASDLAEDILAGKRRPAGHLMAQQLTTSFGDSQFVTEKSARIVRIAVHPNVQQQGIGRRLLTSFETTLPEDISYIGTSFGLTASLLSFWSQRHYQPMKLGFKQDKASGEYAVLMLKKVRGDLDNSYTRVFKQAFFYQLRSHYQQLDTEVVTAILATLPFEHITNEQLDYLQYLRNSNPVEQQVCPFIWQLITTDPRLLKNLTKVSKALVIRLILQQHSTQVVLNLLGISGKKALTTTLRETVQQVYEYFRC
- the uvrD gene encoding DNA helicase II — translated: MDVSELLDGLNDKQRDAVAAPLQNMLVLAGAGSGKTRVLVHRIAWLMQVEHASPFSIFAVTFTNKAAKEMRARVEATLNGPVGGMWIGTFHGLAHRMLRAHHREAKLPESFQILDSDDQQRMIRRLLKAMNIDEKKWPPKQLSWYISARKDEGLRPKDIQAYDVNEQLMLNVYSAYQDACDRAGLVDFAEILLRCYELLQQQPTLLRHYQQRFRHMLVDEFQDTNSIQYLWLRLLAGSDNNIMIVGDDDQSIYGWRGAKIENIKRFLDDFSAETIRLEQNYRSTATILKASNALIENNAERMGKSLWTDGNQGEPISIYAAFNELDEARFVVGKIKSWLQSGNALSDSAVLYRNNAQSRVLEEALLQEGLKYRIYGGMRFFERQEIKDALSYLRIISNRNDDAAFERVINTPARGIGDKTLSHIRDCARHESLSLWDAAKAVLAQKHLAGRAATAVTKFIELVEQLDDKIAELELAQQAQTAIEQSGLMAMYQAEKGEKGRARVENLEELISACGQYELPIDEDFTSPLQGFLAYTSLEAGEGQADEHEDAVQMMTLHSAKGLEFPLVFMVGVEEGMFPSQQSNEESGRLEEERRLCYVGMTRAMDKLYISHAESRRLYGQEKHHSPSRFLREIPEDCMEEIRIKTQISRPANSGRFSPSISHATFEDSGFNLGQRVLHAKFGAGTVLNYEGAGAQSRIQVSFDDVGSKWLVTAYARLQAL
- a CDS encoding chemotaxis protein CheV; the encoded protein is MAGVLASVDQRTQLVGENRLELLLFHLHSRHFFALNVFKVKEVVKLPHLNKMPNAHPKVCGVTNIRGESIPVIDLRQAICMPPCDRDKDCNLVITEYNRSVQAFLVGKVDQIVNTTWSDIMPTPKSVGRNHYLTALTKIKRDGVEHIVEIIDVEKVLAEIVEYKVEIPQDILDKDIINEFHGRKILHADDSPTARRQVADTLAQLGIEIIPATDGQEALNVLKHWADEGIDVQKELLAVITDAEMPVMDGYRLTYEIRNDSRLKDLYVILNTSLSGSFNHAMVEKVGCNAFLSKFQPDLLVTEVQNRLKDVLQK
- a CDS encoding potassium channel family protein yields the protein MPIIFKHLVVLMRAHVDKASWQLLFMATLIHMSVTWGLLWLSNESALLPLSTFFYYYVVTTSTVGYGDFSATTDFGRLVVAIIQIPFGLALFGVLLGKAGQFVTYWVRRGMTGEKDFAHLQNHIVIFGWHDVRTKKMVDYILGDNKREDRKIVLAVTEAMEHPLLSYPEVAFARLTSFTDDEQLSRINIERADKIIIDGDDDNQTFTTALKLSRVVKPEAHISAHFLDDSKALLLREHCKNVECSASMSAEILVRAMQDPGSSRVQEELLSTLHGDTQFSLALPAEVSCLTFGDIFGYFKQHHDATLLGVAHDINALDMDLNPPLDYNITGGDILHYIAPQRVLASEVDWSSLCSKNSS
- a CDS encoding EVE domain-containing protein — protein: MAYWLFKTEPDAFSIDDLKNAPEQQTFWEGIRNYQARNFLRDEVKVGDSVFIYHSSCKVPAVVGIAKVVKAAEPDPYQFDLSSDYYDAKSSTDNPRWVGVTLAYEQHLRPVTLQAIKANTALTELALKKGGRLSIMPIIEPEWQVILEMSGQS